The Triticum dicoccoides isolate Atlit2015 ecotype Zavitan chromosome 6A, WEW_v2.0, whole genome shotgun sequence genome has a window encoding:
- the LOC119314280 gene encoding auxin-responsive protein SAUR32-like, which yields MQGDLAEKRGKVKKGWLAVRVGQAQAEQQGDGFRRFVIPIAYLYHPLFQRLLEAAGDTYGYSSAGPLWLPCSVDEFLRLRALVDRETAHSHSSSSSHRVHAGGYQQQAYSFAPCTRVKLTS from the coding sequence ATGCAAGGGGACCTGGCGGAGAAGAGGGGGAAGGTGAAGAAGGGGTGGCTGGCTGTGCGCGTCGGCCAGGCGCAGGCGGAGCAGCAGGGCGACGGGTTCCGGCGGTTCGTCATCCCCATCGCCTACCTCTACCACCCGCTGTTCCAGCGCCTGCTGGAGGCGGCCGGGGACACGTACGGCTACAGCTCGGCCGGCCCGCTCTGGCTGCCCTGCTCCGTCGACGAGTTCCTCCGCCTGCGCGCGCTCGTCGACCGGGAGACGGCGcactcgcactcctcctcctcctcgcaccgCGTACACGCCGGCGGCTACCAGCAGCAAGCCTACTCGTTCGCCCCGTGCACCCGCGTAAAACTCACGTCCTGA